From Oreochromis niloticus isolate F11D_XX linkage group LG1, O_niloticus_UMD_NMBU, whole genome shotgun sequence, a single genomic window includes:
- the ctxnd1 gene encoding cortexin domain-containing 1 yields MEMEGTAEPAFVDVDQGLTLACVAFLCLLLMAMIIRCAKVIMDPYSAIPTSTWEEQHLDD; encoded by the coding sequence ATGGAGATGGAAGGTACTGCTGAGCCAGCCTTTGTGGATGTGGACCAGGGCCTGACTTTAGCCTGTGTCGCCTTCCTCTGCTTACTGCTGATGGCCATGATCATCCGCTGTGCCAAGGTCATAATGGACCCATATAGTGCGATTCCTACCTCTACATGGGAGGAACAGCACTTGGATGActaa